One window of the Salminus brasiliensis chromosome 1, fSalBra1.hap2, whole genome shotgun sequence genome contains the following:
- the tram2 gene encoding translocating chain-associated membrane protein 2, whose amino-acid sequence MAFRRRNKSYPFFSQEFLIQNHADIVFSLVIFILIGLMFEATAKTAILFIQPQYNISTLTPDGEVSLYHYGWKDCATVLFYLFITIILHAVVQEYILDKVNRRLHLSKSKNTKFNESGQLCVFYLVSSVWSFYILATEGYILHPSSLWENYPHAHLRFQVKFFYLTQLAYWFHALPELYFQKVRKEELPRQLQYIGLYLSHILAAYLLNLTRVGLVLLFLQYLSEMGFHLSRLIYFIDETHHKMFELWSVGFVLTRMVTLTVMFLAVGFGLARSENQMLDWEMGNFNTLSIRLLVLLLVCSTQSWLLWKFFRFQLRRTREYRLEQARKRAAAKQQTPRALKRDSVGHHENGVLKAENGTSPRLKKLKAP is encoded by the exons ATGGCTTTTCGTAGGAGAAATAAAAGCTATCCATTTTTCAGCCAAGAATTTCTCATTCAGAACCATGCCGACATCGTCTTCAGTCTggtcattttcattttaattgggCTGATGTTTGAG GCCACAGCAAAAACAGCCATTCTCTTCATTCAGCCACAGTACAACATTAGCACCCTGACCCCAG ATGGAGAAGTATCTCTGTATCACTATGGGTGGAAAGACTGTGCCACTGTTCTGTTTTATctcttcatcaccatcatcctccatGCGGTAGTTCAAGAGTACATACTGGAT AAAGTAAACAGGCGTCTCCATCTGTCTAAGAGTAAAAACACAAAGTTTAATGAGTCTGGCCAGCTCTGTGTGTTCTACCTGGTCTCCAGCGTTTGGAGCTTCTACATCCTCGCCACT gAAGGCTACATTCTGCATCCCAGCAGCCTGTGGGAGAACTATCCTCATGCGCACctgag gttcCAGGTGAAGTTCTTCTATCTCACTCAGCTGGCTTACTGGTTTCACGCTCTGCCTGAGCTCTACTTCCAGAAAGTGCGCAAG gaaGAATTACCTCGTCAGTTGCAGTATATTGGGTTGTACTTGTCTCATATCCTGGCTGCGTACCTGTTAAA TCTGACGCGTGTGGGTTTGGTGCTGCTGTTTCTGCAGTATCTGTCTGAGATGGGTTTCCACCTTTCCAGACTTATCTACTTTATTGACGAGACGCATCATAAAAT gTTTGAGCTTTGGTCAGTAGGATTTGTGCTGACCCGTATGGTGACTCTGACTGTGATGTTTTTGGCTGTGGGCTTTGGCTTGGCACGATCAGAAAACCAGATGCTTGACTGGGAGATGGGCAACTTCAACACACTCTCCATCAG actGCTGGTGTTGCTTCTAGTGTGCTCCACCCAGTCTTGGCTGCTGTGGAAGTTTTTCCGTTTCCAGCTGAGGCGCACACGGGAGTACAGGCTGGAACAGGCCAGGAAGAGAGCTGCTGCCAAGCAACAAACTCCACGCGCACTGAAGAGAGACTCAG TTGGTCACCACGAGAACGGCGTGCTGAAAGCAGAGAACGGAACGTCGCCCAGACTGAAGAAGCTTAAAGCTCCTTAA
- the xkr5a gene encoding XK-related protein 5a — protein sequence MPGRWSACWQLLLFGASALVIVGERAALLYCVGFYLWQEQVLWAGLTFALLLPGSMVQVLSFLWYRADGEQRTCHMITLHTLHLGIFKRLWDCSVCVWRGQGSAQSHAQLVMQQADMSALRLLEVFLLTLPQCFTQTYILTSTEFSLASPVALCSGVCLLALSWALVLYSRSCCLTRPGHLLMPPAALLCQLLWRAGMLAARFASLALFMRSFGCWVIGVMGSHWLIAAFWLVSQQTDICVGRWSWRVFNLVLGGVHVFLFLNVKDGPSRYRMAGFYTVMLLENATLVLAASDILSEASWDSLTVPTAVLCSFLLGLTSLVLYYRFLHPKSTEISQGLRRGAHMGSACLDQGESSFSLGDKSLAPPSLPLPLSSSNPSFSFSGIPSSLLEHAGSCGVKADGECRHHHWLLVRLALKTGDPAKINRAYGAGGIGGILAEEEERQKAESGDGGETGCVSRSDSKDDTLAPLSDCKEEFESVSEAREDEEDEEEEQDGDNSDSLEMESPLESPESECKRSSPEGKSVFGDSPEPNYCPTESSSTLYFSADPQSPSSASNSRLDRIDRDPRFSFGSGAGVEALGEHSPASSDRDLMLGILGRGGPRYTSAPRLDAPGPLEGSAPHLSGPRRQLVLSRRGLEDDSGF from the exons ATGCCGGGCCGCTGGAGCGCGTGCTGGCAGCTGCTGCTGTTCGGCGCCTCGGCGCTAGTGATCGTGGGCGAGCGAGCGGCGC tGCTCTACTGCGTTGGGTTCTACCTGTGGCAGGAGCAGGTGTTGTGGGCGGGGCTGACCTTTGCCCTTTTGTTGCCGGGATCAATGGTGCAGGTGCTGAGCTTCCTGTGGTACAGGGCAGATGGAGAACAGCGGACATGTCACATGATCACCCTTCACACACTCCACCTGGGCATCTtcaaaag gttgtgggactgcagtgtgtgtgtatggcgtGGCCAGGGCTCAGCACAGTCTCACGCTCAGCTAGTGATGCAGCAGGCGGACATGTCAGCTCTCCGTCTGCTGGAGGTCTTCCTCCTCACTCTTCCTCAGTGCTTCACGCAGACATACATCCTCACATCAACTGAGTTCAGCCTCGCCTCGCCAG TTGCTCTGTGCAGTGGTGTTTGTCTGCTGGCTCTGTCCTGGGCGTTGGTGTTGTACAGTCGATCGTGCTGCCTCACTCGGCCGGGTCACCTGCTGATGCCGCCTGCCGCCCTGCTGTGCCAGCTGCTGTGGAGGGCGGGGATGCTGGCCGCTCGCTTTGCCAGCCTGGCTCTCTTTATGCGCTCGTTTGGCTGCTGGGTCATCGGCGTCATGG GTTCCCATTGGCTGATTGCTGCGTTCTGGTTGGTCTCCCAGCAGACAGACATCTGTGTGGGCCGGTGGTCCTGGCGTGTGTTTAACCTTGTCCTGGGAGGTGTGCACGTCTTTCTGTTTCTGAACGTTAAGGACGGCCCCTCCCGTTACCGCATGGCCGGCTTTTACACG GTGATGCTGTTGGAGAATGCAACACTCGTACTGGCCGCCTCAGACATCCTGAGTGAGGCATCCTGGGATAGCCTTACTGTCCCCACTGCTGTTTTATGTAGCTTTCTGctgg GCCTGACATCATTAGTGCTGTATTATCGCTTCCTGCACCCAAAGTCCACCGAAATCTCTCAGGGTCTGCGTCGTGGAGCCCACATGGGCAGTGCGTGCCTGGACCAGGGTGAATCCTCCTTTTCTCTGGGTGACAAAAGCCTGGctcctccctcactccctctaccGCTCTCTTCCTCCAATCCATCCTTCTCTTTCTCGGGCATCCCCAGCTCTCTCCTGGAGCATGCGGGTAGCTGCGGGGTGAAGGCAGACGGGGAGTGCCGTCACCATCACTGGCTGCTTGTCCGACTGGCGCTTAAGACTGGCGACCCCGCCAAAATAAACCGGGCGTACGGTGCAGGGGGCATCGGGGGGATTCTAGCAGAAGAAGAGGAGCGGCAGAAAGCAGAGAGCGGCGATGGAGGAGAGACTGGGTGCGTGTCGCGGTCAGACAGCAAAGATGACACATTGGCCCCTCTATCGGACTGCAAGGAGGAGTTTGAGAGCGTGAGCGAGGCGAGAGAGGAtgaagaggatgaggaagaggagcaggACGGAGACAACA GTGACAGTCTGGAAATGGAGAGTCCTCTGGAGTCTCCGGAGTCAGAGTGTAAGCGCAGTTCTCCTGAGGGGAAGTCAGTGTTTGGGGACAGTCCAGAACCTAATTACTGCCCCACCGAGTCCAGCTCCACGCTTTATTTCAGCGCCGACCCACAGTCCCCCAGCAGCGCCAGCAATTCGCGCCTGGACCGCATTGACCGCGACCCACGCTTCAGCTTCGGCTCTGGGGCTGGCGTGGAGGCACTAGGGGAGCACAGCCCCGCCTCCAGTGACCGTGACCTCATGCTGGGGATTCTGGGCCGTGGAGGCCCTCGCTATACCTCCGCCCCTCGACTAGATGCCCCAGGGCCTCTGGAAGGCTCCGCACCTCATCTGAGCGGTCCCCGCAGACAGCTGGTGCTGTCTCGACGAGGCCTGGAGGATGACTCAGGCTtctga